ATGCCCGGCATGAGCGGCGCCATGATGGACGGGATGACGATGTCGGGCGGCGGCATGGCGATGGACGCCAACGACATCGAGTTCGACGCCTATCTGGCCAATGACCGGACTCTGGACGATCCGGAGCAGGTCGCGGTCGAGCGCGGCGGGCGGGTGCGCCTGCGTATCATCAACGCGGCGGCCGCGACCGGCTTCACGGTCGATCTGGGGTCCCTCGACGGCAGCCTGGTCGCCGTGGACGGAATCCCGATTGTCCCCGTCGCCGGGCGCCGCTTTCCGATCGCGATCGCGCAGCGTCTCGATATCCGCGTGGATATCCCACGCGACGGCGCCGCGGTGCCGATCCTGGCCTTGCGGGAAGGCGCGCCCCAGCGCACCGGCATCCTGCTCTGCCCGCCGGGCGGTGCCGTCAAAGCGATTTCCTCGCGCGGCGAGTCAGCAGGGCCTCGTCTCGACCTCGAGCTCGAACGGAACCTGCGCAGCCTGGAACCGCTGGCGCCGCGCCCGGTCGATCGCGCCCTGACGCTTGCCTTGACCGGCGGCATGGCCGGCTATCGCTGGGGGCTCGACGCGTCGAGCGGGCCGGGGCCCTTGCCGGCCAAGGCGGGCGAGCGGATCGAGATCGCCATGGTCAACCGGACCATGATGGCGCATCCGATGCATCTGCATGGCCACAGCTTCCAGGTGGTCGCGATCGACGGCCGGCGAATGGCGGGCGCGCTTCGCGATACCGTCCTGGTGCCGCCAGGCAAGACGGTCACGATCGCCTTCGACGCGAACAATCCGGGTCATTGGGCGTTCCACTGCCACCTGCTCTACCACATGGTGGCAGGCATGATGACCACGCTGGCCTATGAGGGCGTGGCCTAGGGACCGGGTACACTCTGCTCGAGCACGAAGACGCGCACGGCGCTCGAGAGATTGCCCGCGGGCTCGCCGCGCTCGGCGCGCGCGGAATCGATCGCCTCGATCAGCGCGCCCACCGACTGCCCGCGCCCGGCCGCGATCGCCTGCAGGCGATGCCAGAAGGCGTCCTCCAGCGACAGGCTGGTGCGATGGCCGGCGATGGTGATCGAATGCTTGCGCAGCCTGCTGCCCGCCAGATCGCCGCCGCCACCGCCCAGGGCCATGGCGCGCCGGCCGGTCTCAGCGCGGTCCCAGCATGTCCTGCGGCCGCAGGATCTTGTCGAACTGCTCGCCGGTCAGAAGCTTCAGCGCGACGACGGCTTCGCGCAGGCTGGTGCCTTCGGCATGGGCCTTCTTCGCGACCTTGGCCGCGTTGTCATAGCCGATATGCGGGTTGAGCGCCGTCACCAGCATCAGCGACTGCTCGAGCTGCTGCTGGATGCGGGCCTTGTTCGCCGTGATGCCGACCACGCAATTGTCGGCGAAGCTGCGGCAGGCATCGGCGATCAACTGACCGGACTGCAGCAGATTGTGGATGATGACCG
The nucleotide sequence above comes from Hypericibacter terrae. Encoded proteins:
- a CDS encoding multicopper oxidase family protein, translated to MFSVSRRDFLRGTGVAALGTILPLAGSRAAGGDFVTLRAETRQLEIDGRAATVFGLRQRDGRPGLTAKVGEDFAVRLENALTVPTSVHWHGLTPPWRQDGVSGVSQDPLPPATSQDYRFPLTRAGSFWMHSHEGLQEQLLLAAPLIVEEASPRDEQDVVVMLHDFSFRAPDEILAALRASPAMSGHDMSMPGMDPGSMPGMSGAMMDGMTMSGGGMAMDANDIEFDAYLANDRTLDDPEQVAVERGGRVRLRIINAAAATGFTVDLGSLDGSLVAVDGIPIVPVAGRRFPIAIAQRLDIRVDIPRDGAAVPILALREGAPQRTGILLCPPGGAVKAISSRGESAGPRLDLELERNLRSLEPLAPRPVDRALTLALTGGMAGYRWGLDASSGPGPLPAKAGERIEIAMVNRTMMAHPMHLHGHSFQVVAIDGRRMAGALRDTVLVPPGKTVTIAFDANNPGHWAFHCHLLYHMVAGMMTTLAYEGVA
- a CDS encoding ribbon-helix-helix domain-containing protein — encoded protein: MALGGGGGDLAGSRLRKHSITIAGHRTSLSLEDAFWHRLQAIAAGRGQSVGALIEAIDSARAERGEPAGNLSSAVRVFVLEQSVPGP